In Rhodanobacter denitrificans, the sequence GGTCTTTCCCGCCGGTGCGCAGCGCTGACCCGATCACACTTCCCTTTCACGCGGAAGTCCGCTGTATGACAATACGGCGGCGACGCGTGCCGGCGTGGACCGGCCGCGGCGTCCTCCCTCCGCCATTCAAGGACCGACCATGCACGTCGCCACTTCGTTGCGTCTCGCCGTACTCGCCGCCAGCATCGCCGCCGCGCTGCCGCTGGGCGCCGCCATGGCGCAGCAGGCCGCGCCGGCCAAGCCGCAGCCGGCCAAGACCACCGAACTGCAGACGGTGAACGTCACCGCCTCCAAGCGGGTGGAGAACATGCAGAAGGTGCCGATGGCGCTGACCGTGCTGACGCCGGACAAGCTGGCGGCGTTCGGCCAGTCCGGCGACACCGTGCTGCAGCTCGCCTCGCGCGCGCCCAGCGTATACGCCGAGACCTCCTACGGCCGCGAGTTCCCGCGCTTCTACATCCGCGGCCTGGGCAACAGCGACTTCGACCTCAACGCCTCGCAGCCGGTGTCGATGGTGTACGACGACATCGTGCAGGAGAACCCGATCCTGAAGGGCTTCCCGCTGTTCGACCTGGCCCAGGTCGAAGTGCTGCGCGGCCCGCAGGGCACGCTGTTCGGGCGCAACTCGCCGGCCGGCGTGATCAAGTTCGAGTCGGTGCGCCCGAGCCAGGAAACCAGCGGTTACGCGCGCGTCTCCTATGGCTCGCTCGGCACCGCGAATGCCGAGGCCGCGCTGGGCGGTTCGCTGGGCGGGCACTGGTCCGGCCGCGTCTCCGCACTGGCGCAGCACCGCAACGACTGGATCGACAACACCTTTACCGGCCAGAAAAACGCGCTGGGCGGCTACGACGACCGCGCCGTGCGGCTGCAGGCGCTGTACGAGGACGGCGGCTTCAGCGCGCTGATCAACGGCCACGCGCGTTGGCTGGAGGGCAGCGCGATGGTCAACCGCGCCAATGCGATCGAGCTGGGCGATCCCAGCTTCGTGCCCGGCTTCGACCGCGACAAGGTGGCGCAGGACGGCCGCAACAAGCAGCACCTGTTCAGCTGGGGCAGCAACCTGCATCTGGCATGGAACCTGGGCGACCTGACCTTCACCTCGATCACCGGGCTGGAACGCGCCACCACCTACAGCCTCGGCGACGTCGACGGCGGCTACGGCGCAGTGTTCCACCCGCCGATGGGCCCGGGCTTCATCCCGTTCCCGGTCGAGACCGCCGACGCGCTGCCGCACGACCGCCAGATCACCCAGGAATTCCGCCTGGCCAGCAACGGCCAGGACAAGCTGAACTGGCAGGTCGGCGCCTACTGGTTCGACGAAGACATCGCGATCAGCAACTTCGACTACGCCACGTTCAACAACCACGCGCTGGACGGCTACGCCATGCAGACCCAGCGCACCAAGGCGTGGGCGCTGTTCGGCTCGGCCAACTACCAGCTCGCCGACGACTTCGAGCTGCGCGCCGGCGCGCGCTGGTCGCACGACTCGCGCGACTTCAAGGTGGACCGCGTGCTGTCGCCGATCGGCGGCGGCCCGCTGCAATTGACCGCGCAGCCGCACGACGCGCGCTGGAGCGGCGACCTCACCGGCACCTGGACGCTGAACCCGAACGTCAACGTGTACGCGCGCGTCGCCAACGGCTTCCGCGCGCCCAGCGTGCAGGGCCGCGTGCTGTTCGCCGACTTCATCTCGCAAGCCAAGCCCGAGACGATCACCAGCTACGAGCTGGGCGTGAAGACCACCGGCATGGACAACCATGTGCGCTTCAACGCGGATGTGTACGGCTACAACATGCACAACCAGCAACTCACCGCGGTGGGCGGCGACATCAACGTCACCCGCCTGATCAACGCGAAGAAGACCGAGGGCTATGGCGCCGAGTTCGACCTGGAGGCCTACCTCACGCCGAACTTCGTGCTCACCGCCGGCGGCAGCTACAACTTCACCCAGCTGCAGGACCCGGGCCTGGCGGTGGCCGTGTGCGGCTCCGGCTGCACCGTGCTCGACCCGCTGAACGCCGCCGGCAATGCGCTGGTCGACGGCAACACCCTGCCGAACGCGCCGAAGTGGATCGGCACGCTCACCGCGCGCTACGGCATCCCCTACGGCGAGAGCGGCGAGTTCTTCGTCTACACCGACTGGAACTACCGCAGCGAAGTGAACTTCTTCCTGTACGACTCGGCCGAGTTCAGGGGCAAGCCGCTGCTCGAGGGCGGCGTGCGGCTCGGCTACAACTGGGACTACGGCCGCCGCGAGGTCGCCCTGTACGGCCGCAACATCACCGACAAGCGGGCGATCACCGGCGCGATCGACTTCAACAACCGCACCGCCTTCGTCAACGACCCGCGCATCATCGGCGTGGAGTTCCGCGCCGAGCTGTAAACCGTATCCCGCCGCGCCGGTGCCCGGCGCGGCGGCGCATCGCACCGCCCGCGCCGTGGCCCGCGCCCGCCATGCAAGCGGCGCGCGGCCATGCCAAGATGCAGGTCGGCCGCTGCCCGCGAGGATGCCGAGGGGAGTCCGCGGGGGGCGCCCGATGCAAGGGATTGAACACATGCGTACATGGTGCGAAGGGGCCATCCGCCGCTGCGGCATGCTGCTGCTGGCCGGCCTGGGGTTGGCGGGAATGTCGGCGGCACGCGCGGCCAGCCTCGATCCGGCGATGCTGCCGAAGATCCAGGCGGCCACCTTCGAGGTGGTGCAGGCCAAGCCGGCCGGCGACCCGCTGAGCTACGAGCGGCCGCTGCCGCTGGAGCAGCTGCCCTACCAGGAGCGTACCGACAAGTACTATTCGATCGGTACCGCGTTCGCGATCGGCCACAACCGCTACGTCACCGCCGGCCACGTGCTGCTGGCCGGCGCGGACAGCCTGTGGGGGCCGCCCGAACTGCGCGACGCCGCCGGCCGGGTGTACCCGATCGGCAAGATCGAGAAGTTCTCGCTGGGCAAGGATTTCGTGGTGTTCACGCTGGCGCAGCCACCGGCAGGCGACGCGGCGCTGGCGATCGAGACCAGTCCGGCGCTCAACCAGGTGGTCTACGCGGTGGGCAACGCGCTGGGCACCGGTGTGGTGATCCGCGATGGCCTGTACACCTCCGACACGCCGGAACAGGAGAACGGTGCCTGGAAGTGGATGCGCTTCTCCGCCGCCGCCTCGCCCGGCAACAGCGGCGGCCCGCTGCTGGACAAGGACGGCAAGCTGATCGGCGTGGTGCTGATGAAGTCGGCCAACGAGAACCTCAACTACGCGCTGCCGATCCACGAGGTGCTGGACGCACCGGCCGGCCGGGCCGTCATGGAGTCGCGCCTCGCCTACCAGCTCGACCTGTTCGACACGATCCAGAACGGCCAGCTCAAGGCGCAGTTCGCGCTGCCCGCCGGCCTGGGCGATTTCTACCGCGAATTCCAGTCGCGCATGGACGCCAACAGCGACGCGCAGCTGAAGGCGCTGCTGGCCAAGGAGTCCGCCAACCTGTTCCCGAACGGCGCGGGCTCGGCACGCCTGCTGCACCAGCAGACGCAACTGAACGGCTTTCCCACCCTGATCGTGCGTGGCAGCGACGGCGAATGGCGGCGTGTCGGCGAGCAGACGCAGTATTTCGCGCTGGACGGCAACGGCTACGTGGCGACCGGCGGGGTTGCCCGCAACGGGCTGGTCCGTCTGCGCCGGCCCGACGGGATGGCCGCGGCGACGTTCTACGGCGACGCGAAGTCGCGCATGGACCTGCTGGCGCGCACCGGCATGTTCCAGCGCGCGGTCGCCGGCGAAAAGGTGAAGATCACCTCGCTGGGCAAGCCTGTCCGCGAATCGACCCACGTCGACCGCTGGCAGCGATCCTGGCGCATCGGCGTGTGGCCGCTGCCCTACGCAAACGCCTTCGTGGTGACGTATTCGCTGCCGGTGCCGGACGGCAGCGTGATGCTG encodes:
- a CDS encoding TonB-dependent receptor, with protein sequence MHVATSLRLAVLAASIAAALPLGAAMAQQAAPAKPQPAKTTELQTVNVTASKRVENMQKVPMALTVLTPDKLAAFGQSGDTVLQLASRAPSVYAETSYGREFPRFYIRGLGNSDFDLNASQPVSMVYDDIVQENPILKGFPLFDLAQVEVLRGPQGTLFGRNSPAGVIKFESVRPSQETSGYARVSYGSLGTANAEAALGGSLGGHWSGRVSALAQHRNDWIDNTFTGQKNALGGYDDRAVRLQALYEDGGFSALINGHARWLEGSAMVNRANAIELGDPSFVPGFDRDKVAQDGRNKQHLFSWGSNLHLAWNLGDLTFTSITGLERATTYSLGDVDGGYGAVFHPPMGPGFIPFPVETADALPHDRQITQEFRLASNGQDKLNWQVGAYWFDEDIAISNFDYATFNNHALDGYAMQTQRTKAWALFGSANYQLADDFELRAGARWSHDSRDFKVDRVLSPIGGGPLQLTAQPHDARWSGDLTGTWTLNPNVNVYARVANGFRAPSVQGRVLFADFISQAKPETITSYELGVKTTGMDNHVRFNADVYGYNMHNQQLTAVGGDINVTRLINAKKTEGYGAEFDLEAYLTPNFVLTAGGSYNFTQLQDPGLAVAVCGSGCTVLDPLNAAGNALVDGNTLPNAPKWIGTLTARYGIPYGESGEFFVYTDWNYRSEVNFFLYDSAEFRGKPLLEGGVRLGYNWDYGRREVALYGRNITDKRAITGAIDFNNRTAFVNDPRIIGVEFRAEL
- a CDS encoding S1 family peptidase, whose protein sequence is MRTWCEGAIRRCGMLLLAGLGLAGMSAARAASLDPAMLPKIQAATFEVVQAKPAGDPLSYERPLPLEQLPYQERTDKYYSIGTAFAIGHNRYVTAGHVLLAGADSLWGPPELRDAAGRVYPIGKIEKFSLGKDFVVFTLAQPPAGDAALAIETSPALNQVVYAVGNALGTGVVIRDGLYTSDTPEQENGAWKWMRFSAAASPGNSGGPLLDKDGKLIGVVLMKSANENLNYALPIHEVLDAPAGRAVMESRLAYQLDLFDTIQNGQLKAQFALPAGLGDFYREFQSRMDANSDAQLKALLAKESANLFPNGAGSARLLHQQTQLNGFPTLIVRGSDGEWRRVGEQTQYFALDGNGYVATGGVARNGLVRLRRPDGMAAATFYGDAKSRMDLLARTGMFQRAVAGEKVKITSLGKPVRESTHVDRWQRSWRIGVWPLPYANAFVVTYSLPVPDGSVMLVRFTPPSHEHDTMLDLDEISSFVHVTYQGTLAQWKDFLGNPALQPAALRNIRIGFDYDRRFSYASQRVAFSYPSSLQPVKPDNLLWLGFRFFLDGGKPVWDVGDVDIWKDSASDDHNNVNVQRYVAPPPGLDDDLSSRWRKLSERQYPYNAVARYENDLMMINAVVAPAGPPSTVLYTAFYGTAGTQPQADMKGKLDLLTKDMRVTEH